One window of the Pseudalkalibacillus berkeleyi genome contains the following:
- the guaB gene encoding IMP dehydrogenase translates to MWEDKFAREGLTFDDVLLVPAKSSVLPKDVSVGTRLSETVKLNVPVISAGMDTVTESKMAIAMARQGGLGIIHKNMSIEEQAEHVDRVKRSESGVITNPFYLTPEHQVFDAEHLMGKYRISGVPIVDEDRKLVGIITNRDMRFIQDFSIKIKDVMTHENLVTASVGTTLKEAEEILQQHRIEKLPLVDENGILKGLITIKDIEKVIEFPHSAKDSQGRLLAGAAVGVTADALMRVKKLVEAGVDALVIDTAHGHSEGVLDKVREIKSAYPQITIIAGNVATAEGTRELIEAGVDVVKVGIGPGSICTTRVVAGVGVPQVTAVYECATEARKHNIPIIADGGIKYSGDVVKALAAGGHAVMLGSLLAGVDESPGEREIYQGRQFKVYRGMGSIGAMERGSRDRYFQENNQKLVPEGIEGRVPYKGPLADTLHQLVGGLRSGMGYCGTPTVEDLRENAMFTRITNAGLRESHPHDVQITKESPNYSV, encoded by the coding sequence ATGTGGGAAGACAAATTTGCACGAGAAGGACTAACGTTTGATGACGTTTTGCTTGTTCCAGCAAAATCATCGGTATTACCTAAAGATGTATCGGTGGGGACGAGATTATCAGAAACGGTGAAACTAAATGTACCTGTAATTAGTGCAGGAATGGACACTGTTACGGAATCCAAGATGGCAATTGCAATGGCTCGTCAAGGTGGATTAGGTATTATCCACAAGAACATGTCAATCGAAGAGCAAGCGGAACATGTAGATCGTGTTAAACGTTCTGAATCAGGTGTTATCACGAATCCATTTTATCTCACTCCCGAACATCAAGTATTCGACGCTGAACACTTGATGGGTAAATACCGTATTTCAGGTGTACCGATTGTTGATGAAGATCGAAAACTCGTCGGTATCATAACGAATCGTGATATGCGCTTTATACAAGATTTCTCAATTAAAATTAAAGATGTGATGACGCACGAGAACCTAGTCACAGCATCAGTAGGAACAACTTTAAAGGAAGCTGAGGAAATTCTTCAGCAACACCGTATAGAAAAACTCCCTCTCGTTGACGAGAATGGAATTTTAAAAGGACTCATTACAATTAAAGATATTGAAAAAGTAATTGAGTTCCCTCATTCAGCAAAAGATTCACAAGGGAGACTACTCGCAGGCGCTGCAGTTGGAGTAACAGCCGACGCATTAATGCGAGTGAAGAAGCTTGTTGAAGCTGGAGTGGATGCACTTGTCATTGACACTGCACACGGACATTCTGAAGGTGTTCTGGATAAGGTCAGAGAGATTAAGTCAGCTTATCCTCAGATCACGATTATTGCTGGAAACGTAGCCACTGCAGAAGGAACGCGAGAACTGATAGAAGCTGGTGTAGATGTAGTCAAAGTAGGAATCGGACCAGGATCTATTTGTACGACTCGTGTTGTTGCCGGTGTAGGTGTTCCACAAGTTACAGCTGTTTATGAATGTGCGACAGAAGCGCGCAAACATAACATACCAATTATTGCTGACGGGGGCATTAAGTATTCAGGTGATGTCGTGAAAGCATTAGCGGCAGGTGGACATGCAGTCATGCTTGGTAGTCTACTTGCAGGCGTTGATGAAAGTCCTGGCGAACGGGAAATTTACCAAGGCCGTCAATTTAAGGTATACCGTGGCATGGGGTCTATTGGAGCTATGGAGCGAGGAAGCCGCGACCGTTATTTCCAAGAAAATAATCAAAAGCTCGTACCAGAAGGCATTGAAGGAAGAGTACCTTATAAAGGGCCACTAGCTGATACGCTGCACCAATTAGTGGGAGGCTTACGCTCAGGTATGGGTTACTGCGGCACACCTACGGTAGAAGATTTACGTGAGAATGCTATGTTCACGCGCATTACAAATGCAGGATTACGTGAAAGTCATCCTCATGATGTTCAGATTACGAAAGAATCACCAAACTACTCCGTTTAA